A section of the Chitinivibrionales bacterium genome encodes:
- the trpA gene encoding tryptophan synthase subunit alpha, with the protein MNRYQKTFAALKRKGQIAFIPFAVAGDPDLKTSEAIFKAYIDGGADVLEIGYPFSDPVADGPINQRAAIRSINCGLVHASFFKLVEKIRSYADCPIGILMYANSARHLGYDVFCKRAADAGIDSLLVADMPPEESVGLASSMRKRGLKTVYIVSELTPAERMRYICKHVSGFVYVVSRLGPTGVQKKINVTVDKTLARLRGVTDKPLCAGFGISTPGHVQRMKAAGADGAIVGSALVKIIEDNLKNKPRMIRLLSDSVKKFKEATKE; encoded by the coding sequence ATGAATCGTTATCAGAAGACATTTGCGGCATTGAAGCGGAAAGGGCAAATCGCCTTTATCCCGTTTGCTGTTGCGGGTGACCCCGACCTGAAAACCAGCGAGGCGATTTTCAAGGCATACATCGACGGCGGCGCCGATGTCCTTGAAATCGGGTATCCTTTTTCCGATCCCGTAGCAGACGGCCCTATCAATCAGCGCGCCGCGATACGATCCATCAATTGCGGGCTTGTGCACGCGTCGTTTTTCAAGCTCGTTGAAAAGATCCGTTCCTACGCCGATTGTCCCATAGGAATCCTGATGTACGCGAATTCGGCCCGTCACCTCGGCTACGATGTTTTCTGTAAACGCGCGGCGGACGCGGGAATAGACAGCCTGCTTGTTGCAGACATGCCCCCCGAAGAATCGGTTGGCCTCGCGTCCTCAATGAGAAAGCGCGGACTCAAGACCGTTTACATCGTCTCGGAGCTCACCCCGGCCGAGCGCATGCGGTATATCTGCAAACACGTTTCCGGGTTCGTGTATGTAGTTTCGCGGCTCGGCCCCACCGGCGTTCAGAAAAAAATCAATGTCACGGTTGACAAAACGCTCGCCCGACTCCGCGGCGTCACCGATAAACCGCTGTGCGCGGGGTTCGGGATTTCAACGCCGGGGCATGTGCAACGCATGAAGGCGGCAGGCGCGGACGGGGCGATCGTGGGAAGCGCGCTGGTGAAAATTATTGAGGATAACCTGAAGAACAAACCGAGGATGATTCGTCTGCTGTCAGACAGCGTGAAAAAGTTCAAGGAAGCGACAAAGGAATAA
- the trpB gene encoding tryptophan synthase subunit beta gives MKTKGYFGSFGGQYAPETLMPALAAIEKAYNTAKRDKAFINEFHSLLHDYCGRPTPLYFAKSLTKRLGGAKIYIKREDLNHTGAHKITNSLGQSLLGTYMGKTRVIAETGAGQHGVATATAAALLGLSCDIYMGTVDMARQRPNVFRMDLLGATVVPVESGNKTLKDAVNEALRDWTLSCPNTHYVFGSALGPHPFPTIVRDFQSVIGKETRRQIIAQAGRLPDEIVACVGGGSNAIGIFSTFLKDKQVKLTGVEAGGFGLATNKHATRLTPTKLSRPGVLHGSLSYVLQDANGQIAVTHSVSAGLDYSGVGPQHSHLYTSGRAKYTYATDKQAVAAFRMLCECEGIIPALESAHAFAYAMKQAPKMGKEKIMIVNLSGRGDKDIFHVADYLGMKV, from the coding sequence ATGAAGACCAAAGGATATTTCGGATCGTTCGGCGGCCAGTATGCGCCGGAAACCCTTATGCCCGCGCTCGCGGCCATCGAAAAGGCGTACAATACCGCGAAACGCGACAAGGCATTTATAAACGAATTCCACTCGCTTCTCCATGACTATTGCGGCCGCCCCACGCCGCTTTACTTTGCGAAAAGTCTCACGAAACGTCTCGGCGGCGCGAAGATCTACATAAAACGCGAAGACCTCAACCATACCGGCGCGCATAAGATCACCAATTCCCTGGGCCAGTCGCTTCTCGGAACATACATGGGAAAGACGCGCGTTATCGCGGAGACCGGCGCGGGCCAGCACGGCGTCGCCACGGCCACGGCCGCCGCGCTCCTCGGCCTTTCGTGCGACATTTACATGGGCACGGTTGACATGGCGCGACAGCGGCCCAACGTGTTCCGCATGGACCTGCTCGGCGCAACGGTGGTCCCGGTGGAAAGCGGCAACAAGACGCTCAAGGACGCGGTGAACGAGGCCCTGCGCGACTGGACGCTTTCCTGCCCGAACACGCATTATGTATTCGGCTCCGCGCTCGGGCCCCACCCGTTCCCGACCATCGTGCGGGACTTTCAAAGCGTGATCGGCAAGGAAACGCGGCGGCAGATAATAGCCCAGGCCGGAAGGCTTCCCGACGAAATCGTCGCATGCGTTGGAGGCGGCTCGAACGCCATAGGAATCTTCTCGACGTTCCTGAAAGACAAGCAGGTGAAGCTCACCGGCGTGGAGGCCGGAGGGTTCGGCCTTGCCACGAACAAGCACGCCACTCGGCTCACGCCGACAAAACTGTCGCGTCCCGGCGTATTGCACGGCTCGCTTTCCTACGTGCTGCAGGACGCAAACGGCCAGATCGCCGTCACGCATTCGGTTTCCGCGGGGCTCGACTATTCGGGCGTGGGACCGCAGCATTCCCATTTGTATACCAGCGGCCGGGCGAAATATACGTATGCTACCGACAAGCAGGCGGTTGCCGCGTTCCGCATGCTCTGCGAATGCGAGGGCATCATTCCGGCGCTGGAGTCGGCGCATGCGTTTGCCTATGCGATGAAACAAGCGCCGAAGATGGGAAAAGAAAAGATCATGATTGTCAATCTGTCGGGACGGGGGGACAAAGACATATTCCATGTGGCGGATTATTTGGGGATGAAGGTATAA
- a CDS encoding S26 family signal peptidase, with amino-acid sequence MAYNSAAPVDGRVAVYRIVKFTFLVALVALAIKFFLLDTFPVRTDQMDPAIKDGDRVVVFKTLHVWPFNVFLVPLRKSPVVFANPQTGRKPSCLRVAAVSGDSIVISSGKCLILNRHTSAFSSKSPFEELLPPDYSPRDSMPAYCLPRKGATVSLDSLSLRDFFFAASLIHQENPGDIFRMKPAVFFDGTPADSFVVKDFYLYKGRLDSVPAKFEYDWFFWDRMRDYLVKSNNGKNVQLCFALERNGARMYDYTFKKTGIFLIADDWQKGFDSRYFGPVVSSSVKGRIICVLWSFGKSVEGKSYFRIDRLFKIIK; translated from the coding sequence ATGGCCTACAATTCTGCAGCGCCGGTGGACGGCCGCGTCGCAGTTTACCGCATTGTCAAGTTCACCTTTCTCGTTGCGCTGGTCGCGCTCGCGATAAAGTTTTTCCTGCTCGACACGTTCCCGGTCCGCACCGACCAGATGGATCCCGCCATCAAAGACGGCGACCGCGTCGTGGTATTCAAAACACTTCACGTCTGGCCGTTTAATGTTTTTTTGGTTCCGCTTCGTAAAAGCCCAGTGGTATTCGCCAACCCGCAGACGGGCCGAAAGCCGTCGTGCCTGCGCGTCGCCGCGGTCTCGGGCGACAGCATCGTGATAAGCTCCGGCAAATGCCTCATCCTCAACCGGCATACTTCGGCGTTTTCGTCAAAGTCGCCGTTTGAGGAACTGCTGCCGCCCGACTATTCGCCCCGCGATTCAATGCCGGCGTATTGTTTGCCGCGAAAGGGCGCCACAGTTTCCCTAGATTCGCTTTCCCTGCGGGACTTTTTCTTTGCCGCTTCGCTCATTCACCAGGAAAATCCAGGCGATATTTTTCGGATGAAACCGGCGGTGTTCTTCGACGGGACGCCGGCGGACAGCTTTGTCGTCAAGGACTTTTATCTCTACAAGGGCCGGCTCGATTCCGTGCCCGCAAAATTCGAGTACGACTGGTTTTTCTGGGACAGGATGCGCGATTATCTTGTCAAATCAAACAACGGCAAAAACGTGCAGTTGTGTTTCGCCCTCGAGAGAAACGGGGCGAGAATGTACGATTACACCTTTAAAAAAACAGGTATATTCCTTATTGCCGATGATTGGCAGAAGGGATTCGATTCGCGCTATTTCGGGCCGGTGGTTTCATCATCTGTCAAGGGAAGAATTATTTGTGTTCTGTGGAGTTTTGGAAAAAGCGTGGAAGGGAAATCTTATTTCAGAATCGACCGTTTGTTTAAAATCATCAAATAA
- the lepA gene encoding translation elongation factor 4 — MSLQDPKFIRNFCIIAHIDHGKSTLADRFLELTGTVAKDRMQDQILDDMDLERERGITIKSHPVRMTYRAADGNDYCFNLIDTPGHVDFSYEVSRSLAACEGAVLVVDASQGIEAQTLTNVYLALDNDLEIIPVMNKLDLPSAHPDDVAKQIADLLGIDPSTILRCSAKSGEGVPAILERIVERVPPPEGNADTPLKALIFDSKFDSFRGAVAYVRVFDGAMKARDMVRFFNTGSEHEVMEVGYFRLGRMPEDALTPGQVGYVIANVKTVSDIKIGDTITSKNNGAEEPVAGYKEVKPMVFSGLYPVDKDDYENLRSSLEKLKLNDSSLYYEPETSTALGFGFRAGFLGLLHMEVVQERLFREYNVNIITTVPNVRYKVLTRNKEEIFIESPAKLPPPNYVETVAEPVDKVQIITPTEFVGAIMKLCEEKRGVMGTMEYLEPTRVCMHYKMPLSEIIIDFFDKLKSISKGYASMDYEFDSFAENDLVKLDILINGAPVDAFSTIIHKDHTYAYGQMITSKLKELIPRQQYEVAIQAAIAGRVIARTTVKAFRKDVTAKCYGGDITRKRKLLEKQKEGKKRMKQVGNVEIPQEAFLAILSRE, encoded by the coding sequence TTGTCGTTGCAAGACCCGAAATTCATCCGCAATTTCTGCATCATCGCGCACATCGACCACGGCAAATCCACGCTCGCGGACCGTTTCCTCGAGCTCACCGGCACCGTGGCCAAGGACCGGATGCAGGACCAGATCCTCGACGACATGGACCTGGAGCGCGAGCGCGGCATCACCATCAAGTCGCACCCGGTGCGCATGACCTACCGCGCCGCCGACGGCAACGACTACTGCTTCAACCTCATCGACACGCCGGGCCATGTTGACTTTTCGTACGAAGTGTCGCGGTCGCTCGCCGCGTGCGAGGGCGCGGTGCTCGTGGTGGACGCGAGCCAGGGCATCGAGGCGCAGACCCTCACCAACGTGTACCTCGCGCTCGACAACGACCTCGAGATCATACCGGTGATGAACAAGCTCGACCTGCCCTCGGCCCATCCCGACGACGTCGCGAAGCAGATTGCCGACCTTCTCGGCATAGATCCTTCAACGATTCTCAGATGCAGCGCGAAATCGGGCGAAGGCGTTCCCGCCATTTTGGAGCGCATCGTTGAGCGCGTGCCGCCGCCCGAGGGCAATGCCGACACGCCGCTCAAGGCGCTCATCTTCGATTCGAAGTTCGATTCGTTCCGCGGCGCGGTGGCCTACGTTCGGGTGTTCGACGGCGCCATGAAGGCGCGCGACATGGTGCGGTTCTTCAACACGGGCAGCGAGCACGAGGTGATGGAGGTGGGATATTTCAGGCTGGGCAGGATGCCCGAGGACGCGCTCACGCCGGGCCAGGTGGGCTATGTTATCGCAAATGTCAAGACCGTATCGGACATAAAAATCGGCGACACCATCACGAGCAAGAACAACGGCGCCGAAGAGCCGGTCGCCGGGTACAAGGAAGTGAAGCCCATGGTGTTTTCGGGCCTGTATCCGGTTGACAAGGACGACTACGAGAACCTGCGCTCGTCGCTGGAGAAGCTCAAGCTCAACGACTCGTCGCTCTACTACGAGCCCGAGACCTCAACGGCGCTGGGGTTCGGCTTCCGCGCAGGGTTCCTCGGCCTCCTCCACATGGAGGTGGTGCAAGAGCGGCTGTTCCGCGAGTACAACGTCAACATCATCACCACGGTGCCAAACGTGCGGTACAAGGTGCTCACGAGAAACAAGGAGGAGATTTTCATCGAGAGCCCGGCAAAGCTCCCGCCGCCCAATTACGTGGAGACCGTCGCGGAGCCGGTTGACAAGGTGCAAATCATCACGCCCACCGAGTTCGTCGGCGCCATCATGAAGCTGTGCGAGGAAAAACGCGGCGTCATGGGCACCATGGAATACCTCGAGCCCACCCGCGTGTGCATGCATTACAAAATGCCCCTGTCGGAGATCATCATCGATTTTTTCGACAAGCTCAAGAGCATCTCGAAGGGCTATGCTTCCATGGACTACGAGTTCGATTCGTTTGCGGAGAATGATCTTGTCAAGCTCGACATCCTCATCAACGGCGCGCCCGTGGACGCCTTCTCCACCATCATCCACAAGGACCACACCTACGCCTACGGCCAGATGATCACCTCCAAGCTCAAGGAGCTCATCCCGCGCCAGCAGTACGAGGTGGCGATCCAGGCGGCCATTGCCGGCCGCGTGATCGCGCGCACCACGGTGAAGGCGTTCCGAAAGGACGTGACCGCCAAATGCTACGGCGGCGACATCACGCGCAAGCGCAAGCTGCTCGAAAAGCAGAAAGAGGGAAAGAAGCGCATGAAACAGGTGGGCAACGTGGAAATCCCGCAGGAAGCCTTTCTTGCCATTCTGAGCCGGGAGTGA
- a CDS encoding Mur ligase domain-containing protein, whose protein sequence is MSLLINATSCNGLHFTGVLGSGMSAIAQYCAWDGLTVSGSDRLIGSPEVKDTEDKLAALGCALFPQDGSGAAAADAVVVSTAIEESNPDIAAARKRGIPVFHRSDVLAAIAETKKTIAVAGTSGKSTVTAMIWEFLQGCLKDASLITGAGLLRLEEQGHIGNAHKGSSDLLVIEADESDGTCAKYKPYLSVFLNVSKDHKPVAETLELFVTLARQSQIVFANADDRQLDILKPSRTFGAAGTYAPSSVISVTPRVSFMRETVSYSLPLPGQHNLSNLLAALSVCDFLGCSDASLVKSVAGYRGVKRRFAVSTLPRDIKVIDDYAHNPEKIKAALQTARGFAKRVLAVFQPHGFGPTRFLKDDLVAMFSQELTNDDTLFLLPIYYAGGTATKDISSEQIVSLVKRRGKTAVSVHSREELVSLIKQNAQPGDAVLVMGARDPSLPGLVEEIKKALEEMK, encoded by the coding sequence TTGTCCTTATTGATTAACGCGACATCCTGCAACGGCCTGCATTTTACCGGCGTGCTCGGCTCGGGCATGAGCGCGATCGCGCAGTATTGTGCGTGGGACGGCCTGACCGTTTCGGGATCTGACCGGCTGATCGGTTCCCCGGAAGTCAAGGACACCGAGGACAAGCTCGCCGCGCTGGGCTGCGCCCTGTTTCCCCAAGACGGTTCGGGCGCTGCCGCGGCCGACGCCGTGGTCGTGTCAACCGCCATAGAGGAATCAAATCCGGACATCGCGGCCGCGCGCAAGCGCGGCATTCCCGTGTTCCACCGGTCGGACGTGCTCGCTGCGATCGCGGAAACAAAAAAGACCATCGCCGTCGCGGGCACGAGCGGCAAGTCAACGGTCACGGCCATGATTTGGGAATTTCTGCAGGGTTGTCTCAAGGACGCGTCGCTGATCACCGGCGCGGGGCTTTTAAGGCTCGAGGAGCAGGGGCACATCGGCAACGCGCACAAAGGCTCGTCCGACCTTCTCGTCATAGAGGCCGACGAAAGCGACGGCACCTGCGCCAAGTACAAGCCGTACCTGAGCGTTTTTCTCAATGTTTCGAAAGACCACAAGCCCGTTGCCGAGACGCTTGAGCTGTTCGTGACGCTCGCGCGGCAGTCACAAATCGTTTTTGCCAATGCCGACGACCGCCAGCTTGACATCCTCAAGCCCTCCCGCACCTTCGGCGCGGCCGGGACCTACGCGCCTTCCAGCGTGATTTCGGTGACGCCCCGGGTTTCATTCATGCGTGAAACCGTCAGCTATTCCCTGCCGCTTCCCGGCCAGCACAACCTTTCGAACCTGCTCGCTGCCCTTTCGGTATGCGACTTTCTCGGGTGCAGCGACGCGAGCCTGGTCAAGTCGGTCGCCGGTTACCGCGGCGTCAAGCGCAGGTTCGCCGTTTCAACCCTGCCCCGCGACATCAAGGTGATCGACGATTACGCGCACAATCCCGAAAAGATAAAGGCCGCGCTTCAGACCGCGCGCGGGTTTGCGAAGCGCGTGCTCGCCGTGTTCCAGCCGCACGGCTTCGGCCCCACGCGCTTTCTCAAGGACGACCTCGTTGCCATGTTCTCGCAGGAATTGACGAATGACGACACGCTGTTCCTGCTCCCCATCTATTACGCCGGAGGAACGGCGACCAAGGATATCTCATCGGAACAGATAGTATCCCTTGTAAAGCGGCGAGGCAAGACCGCGGTTTCGGTTCACTCCCGAGAAGAACTCGTTTCCCTCATAAAGCAAAATGCCCAGCCGGGCGACGCGGTGCTGGTGATGGGCGCGCGGGACCCGTCGCTGCCGGGGCTGGTGGAGGAGATAAAAAAAGCGTTGGAAGAAATGAAGTAA
- a CDS encoding L,D-transpeptidase, translated as MRDYSSAENKIKRALGSVPERFLLVDTSKQRLSVIESGALVKEYPVSTSKFGTGNNEGSFKTPRGVHRVREKYGHGAPAGRVFRDRLDTGEDWPVGAPGGNVILSRILRLEGCEEGVNRGSGIDSYERYIYIHGTNNEAAVGSPASHGCVCMKNSDVIDLFDIVPEGTVVLID; from the coding sequence ATGAGGGATTACTCATCGGCGGAAAATAAAATCAAACGGGCGCTCGGCTCCGTTCCGGAACGCTTTCTGCTTGTTGACACGTCGAAACAGCGATTGTCTGTCATAGAAAGCGGCGCATTAGTCAAAGAATACCCTGTTTCAACCTCCAAGTTCGGCACGGGAAACAACGAGGGCTCCTTCAAGACGCCCAGGGGCGTGCACCGGGTGAGGGAAAAATACGGGCACGGCGCGCCGGCCGGAAGGGTGTTCCGCGACCGTCTTGACACAGGCGAAGACTGGCCCGTGGGCGCTCCCGGCGGCAACGTGATCCTATCGCGCATCCTGCGCCTCGAGGGGTGCGAAGAGGGCGTTAACCGCGGATCCGGCATTGATTCGTACGAGCGGTACATCTACATCCACGGCACCAACAACGAGGCGGCGGTCGGCTCGCCCGCGTCGCACGGGTGCGTGTGCATGAAAAACAGCGACGTCATAGATTTGTTCGACATCGTCCCGGAGGGCACCGTTGTCCTTATTGATTAA
- a CDS encoding TIGR00730 family Rossman fold protein — translation MNDKPVSLNQPPSHEDTWRIFRIMAEFVEGFETLSKVGPCVTIFGSARMPEGDPYYEMARSVASHAVKNGYGVITGGGGGIMEAANRGAFEANGTSIGLNIQLPFEQVPNKYIKLLLSFRHFFCRKVMFLKYTSAVIVLPGGFGTMDELFEALTLIQTHKIDTLPVVMMGKKYWEGMLSWMRNGMRSAGYISKEDLDLVKLTDDPKEAVAIINAFMKKRQTQVNFA, via the coding sequence ATGAATGACAAGCCAGTTTCCCTGAACCAGCCGCCGTCACACGAAGACACGTGGCGCATCTTCCGCATCATGGCCGAATTCGTCGAGGGGTTCGAGACGCTTTCAAAGGTCGGGCCGTGCGTCACCATATTCGGCTCAGCGCGCATGCCCGAGGGCGACCCCTATTACGAAATGGCGCGCTCGGTCGCGTCGCATGCGGTGAAAAACGGCTACGGCGTGATTACGGGCGGCGGCGGCGGCATCATGGAGGCGGCGAACAGGGGAGCATTCGAGGCGAACGGAACGTCCATCGGCCTCAATATCCAATTGCCGTTTGAACAGGTTCCCAACAAATACATCAAGCTACTGTTGAGCTTCAGGCATTTTTTCTGCCGCAAGGTGATGTTCCTCAAGTACACCTCTGCGGTCATCGTGCTGCCCGGCGGGTTCGGCACCATGGACGAGCTGTTCGAGGCGCTCACCCTCATTCAGACGCACAAGATCGACACGCTGCCGGTGGTCATGATGGGGAAAAAATACTGGGAGGGCATGCTTTCCTGGATGCGTAACGGTATGCGCAGCGCAGGTTACATTTCCAAGGAGGATTTGGATCTTGTCAAGCTCACCGACGACCCGAAGGAGGCGGTGGCGATTATCAATGCGTTTATGAAGAAGCGGCAGACGCAGGTAAATTTCGCCTGA
- a CDS encoding Tex-like N-terminal domain-containing protein: MKEFSKYIADKWNISEPLSKELCECYEKGYSPWYCADYRPNVAAELETPGVWSIYDFLRSMAELAPKKKRLLNALKKSGKLTDELEKQITLNTNSNELDDMLLPERVNPRSKGQLALKKGLGECADAILRQEEGAASLDDIVAPYVGKDPSLASADDVVANVKDIIAERFAYDETARTMVREFMYDDGFFEITMKSKTPEAERFAKFAGKSLPVKTLAKEDLLMFLAGEDKKLVRVKLTVQLFRITELLKHHFVVNPDSPGFSVISEAIDDSWLRLLQPIAERDVKQRLRTEAESWALSEMHVALEKQLSLEGDEKACIACGIADKKSFAVVACNDRGRLFGAALEKKIPLDRPVVSERLRQFVSRYRPEQIICADNESAPLAEAIIAKSIDGLTLNPKIVKVKHGEGRPDLAASAWMKKEFADLEEPMQKVLAAAIMHLQPLRLLPKIGPEYFSLHPLQPYVSSSRLAEYIERIISGRALSRGLESSLLAETLPALLLEPYVSEAAKKEITSCSLKSPFETKDDLLKVPGITESAFRCLAGYLLIPSAPFALDRTMVHPDHFSWLAEMCDHLQLPPDALVNDPEAVRSFPESDFAKKLFIEKKLIPQLQAGRRQAAAGAATRPRHKLKLTEIQEGSVVTGRVTNITPFGVFVNINAVCDGLIHISQVADTYVESADQVVSVGDTVSVRVLKVDIKKRRISLSMKGLGHQGPKAAPSKRQLSDLANHFQNR; this comes from the coding sequence ATGAAAGAATTTTCCAAATACATCGCGGACAAATGGAACATTTCCGAGCCTCTTTCAAAAGAGTTGTGCGAGTGCTATGAGAAGGGATATTCTCCGTGGTACTGCGCCGACTACCGGCCGAACGTCGCCGCCGAGCTCGAAACGCCGGGCGTGTGGAGCATCTACGATTTCCTCCGCTCCATGGCCGAACTGGCGCCCAAGAAAAAGCGCCTGCTCAACGCGCTCAAGAAAAGCGGCAAACTCACCGATGAGCTTGAGAAGCAGATCACCCTCAACACCAATTCCAACGAGCTTGACGACATGCTGCTTCCCGAGCGCGTCAACCCGCGGAGCAAGGGGCAGCTCGCGCTGAAAAAGGGCCTCGGCGAATGCGCCGACGCCATCCTCCGCCAGGAGGAGGGCGCCGCGTCCCTCGACGACATCGTCGCCCCGTACGTCGGCAAGGACCCGTCGCTGGCGTCCGCGGACGACGTAGTTGCAAATGTCAAAGACATCATCGCCGAACGCTTCGCCTACGACGAGACCGCCCGTACCATGGTGCGCGAGTTCATGTACGACGACGGTTTTTTTGAGATCACCATGAAATCGAAAACGCCGGAGGCCGAACGTTTCGCGAAGTTCGCCGGTAAATCCCTGCCCGTAAAGACGCTTGCGAAAGAAGACCTGCTGATGTTCCTCGCCGGCGAGGACAAGAAACTTGTTCGCGTCAAACTCACGGTGCAATTGTTCCGCATCACCGAGCTGCTCAAGCACCATTTCGTGGTGAACCCGGATTCGCCGGGGTTTTCCGTCATCAGCGAGGCCATCGACGACAGCTGGCTGCGCCTTTTGCAACCCATCGCTGAACGTGACGTGAAACAGCGGCTGCGCACCGAGGCTGAAAGCTGGGCGCTTTCCGAAATGCACGTCGCGCTCGAAAAGCAGCTGTCGCTCGAAGGGGACGAGAAGGCCTGTATCGCCTGCGGCATCGCCGATAAAAAGAGTTTCGCCGTGGTCGCCTGCAACGACAGGGGCCGGCTGTTCGGCGCGGCGCTCGAGAAAAAGATTCCTCTCGACCGGCCCGTGGTGAGCGAGCGGCTCAGGCAGTTCGTGTCGCGCTACCGGCCCGAACAGATCATATGCGCCGACAACGAGAGCGCACCGCTGGCCGAGGCGATCATTGCAAAATCGATCGACGGGTTGACGTTGAATCCGAAAATCGTAAAAGTAAAGCACGGCGAGGGCCGGCCCGACCTCGCGGCGTCGGCCTGGATGAAAAAGGAATTTGCCGACCTCGAGGAGCCCATGCAGAAGGTGCTTGCGGCCGCGATCATGCACCTCCAGCCGCTGCGCCTGCTTCCAAAAATCGGACCAGAATATTTTTCGTTGCACCCGCTGCAGCCGTATGTTTCGTCAAGCCGCCTCGCCGAATATATCGAGCGCATTATCTCCGGAAGGGCGCTTAGCCGCGGCCTTGAGTCGAGCTTGCTCGCCGAAACGCTTCCCGCTTTATTGCTCGAGCCGTACGTGAGCGAGGCGGCCAAGAAGGAAATCACGAGCTGCAGCCTCAAATCACCTTTCGAAACAAAGGACGATCTTCTCAAGGTGCCCGGCATCACCGAAAGCGCGTTCCGGTGTCTCGCGGGATACCTGCTCATCCCGTCCGCACCGTTCGCCCTCGACCGCACCATGGTGCATCCCGATCATTTTTCGTGGCTCGCCGAAATGTGCGACCACCTGCAGCTCCCGCCCGACGCGCTTGTCAATGATCCCGAGGCGGTGCGGTCGTTTCCGGAATCCGATTTCGCCAAGAAGCTCTTCATCGAGAAAAAGCTCATTCCGCAGCTCCAGGCCGGCCGGCGGCAGGCCGCCGCCGGTGCGGCAACACGGCCACGCCACAAGCTCAAGCTCACCGAAATCCAGGAAGGCTCGGTGGTGACCGGCCGCGTCACCAACATCACGCCATTCGGCGTGTTTGTCAACATCAATGCCGTGTGCGATGGCCTGATCCACATCTCGCAGGTCGCCGACACCTATGTGGAGTCCGCCGACCAGGTGGTGAGCGTGGGCGACACGGTGAGCGTCCGCGTGCTCAAGGTCGACATCAAAAAGCGCAGGATCTCCCTCTCCATGAAGGGGCTGGGACATCAGGGTCCCAAGGCCGCTCCCTCCAAGCGCCAGCTCTCCGATTTGGCAAATCACTTCCAGAATCGCTGA